TTTTTTTTATGGTAGAAATCAGCTTTCGTGTGATTAATGccatttcctctctctcccctctgcaGATATATGTTGGGTAAAGGAGGAAAACGGAAGTTTGATGAGCATGAAGATGGGCTGGAAGGCAAAATCGTGTCTCCCTGTGACGGTCCATCCAAGGTGTCTTACACCTTACAGCGCCAGACTATCTTCAACATTTCCCTTATGAAACTCTATAACCACAGGCCCCTGACAGAGCCCAGCTTGCAAAAGACCGTTTTAATTAACAACATGTTGAGGCGGATCCAGGAGGAACTCAAACAGGAAGGCAGCCTGAGGCCCATGTtcaccccctcctcccagcccaccACCGAGCCCAGCGACAGCTACCGAGAGGCCCCGCCAGCCTTCAGCCACCTGGCGTCCCCGTCCTCCCACCCCTGCGACCTCGGAAGCACTACGCCCCTGGAggcttgcctcaccccggcctcACTGCTCGAGGACGACGATGACACGTTTTGCACCTCCCAGGCCATGCAGCCCACGGCTTCCACCAAACTGTCACCTCCAGCCCTCTCGCCAGAAAAGGACAGTTTCTCCTCTGCCTTGGATGAGATCGAGGAGCTCTGTCCCACATCTACCTCCACAGAGGCGGCCGCGGCTGCGACTGACAGTGTGAAAGGGACCTCCAGCGAGGCTGGCACCCAGAAACTCGACGGTCCTCAAGAGAGCCGCGCAGATGACTCAAAACTGATGGACTCTCTGCCTGGGAATTTTGAAATAACGACGTCCACGGGTTTCCTCACAGACTTGACCCTGGATGACATCCTGTTTGCTGACATTGATACGTCCATGTATGATTTTGACCCCTGCACTTCCTCATCAGGGACAGCCTCAAAAATGGCCCCTGTGTCTGCCGACGACCTCCTCAAAACTCTGGCTCCTTACAGCAGTCAGCCTGTCGCCCCAAGTCAGCCTTTCAAAATGGACCTCACAGAGCTGGACCACATCATGGAGGTGCTTGTTGGGTCCTAAGACCCAGGGACCCAGCGACTGTGCCCACCCAGACCCCAGAGCGTTCCCATAACCCTGACAGTTCTCCACACTGTGCATGCACCCTTGCTtgcctttttcagagaaaaagaaaattttacaacAGGATCACACTAGTTTTTGCTTTGAGCAGAGTTGGAGTGCCTTCATCCAAGTATGACCACTTTTAATACACTTTTTTGAGTGGTTCCTCAGAGACCTACTACCCTGGTATAGGAAAGAATCCATTCGAAGACAATGTTGCAATGTtgaatgacaaaaataaacagttcAAGTGAAGCACAAGGATTAAGTTGGAAAAGCTGTAAATTGCATGTgcatatttgtctattttttctataAGTTTTATTGCAAGAGGTAAAgaagaaaactatatatatatatcttatttagaTAATCTCAGTACCTTTTCTGGCATTTTTGCCCTGTATAGGTTGACTTGGCAATTCGGCCTTTTTAGAGGCATTAACTACTCCTCGTAAGTGTTGCATTTACATGGCTGTTTAGAAAACTGCtgcccaaatttattttatatttttgtacagaTTCTGCAGTTTATGatattgtttttctaaaaacaaatgcTGTTTATACATATGAGATAGCTATTTTGATAGGATTTGCTCACATAGTTCCTGCAAACTTCAGATGTACAAGTTGCACTTGTACTTTTATAGAGTTGTAATGTTTTATATGTGTATGGTGCAAGAGAAAATTGGATCAAATCAATCTGCAGTTGATGTCCCCAAATgcaaacacaggcacacacatgcacacacacataaacacatacacagtGCTTTAAGAAAGGGCCAGGTGATTTCACACCCAAATTTCACAAGCACTGACCCCCTGGCACCAACACCCGCCAGTACTGTGACTTCCAAAGCCAGAGCCACATGTGCTCATCAAACTTGCATTAAGCAGTTGGCGGGAGATGGCTGTGGAGCTGGGGGTTTAAGTGATGGTTCTCTTTTGCTCCCTCTTTTGAGGGTAAAGCTACTGTCTTTCTTAAGAGTGTATTTATGCCAAGTTTGcgcttttaattgtttttattttgttttttaatgaaaacccAGATCTTTCCTTTTTGGCATAATTTTTATGATGACCTGAAATTTTACATCCGAACAAAATTTTACATCCGAAAAGCAACCACCTTCTTCATGGAACTTAGCCCTGTTGCAATGCTTAGGGCCCTTAAAGAAGAAAATCTCCCCAGAAGGCATCCATCATGTTGCTAAATtgtcttctgcagcttcctttccCTAGAGCTTTCCCTGTGTTGCTAAGAGCTGAAAATGGCATCTTCGTGATCACCACAGTGAGCTTGGCTCGCCTCGGCCGGCCCGGGATGCACTCTTACAACATGTGTGACTCTTGAACCTGGAGTTCATCACATTACGTCACAGCTTCCCATCTGGTTGCTTTCCTAAGTCAGCTACTTCACACTTGTCAAGGCTGTTTTACCCCAAAACTCAGACAGGACTTTCTATGCATGTTTTCCCTCCTCCCCGCAATTCCCCCACCATCACCTTATCTCCCAGGACACACTTGAGAAGTAGCTTTTTATTCCTAGTGgtgtacatttaattttaaaaagtttgcaaTGTATCATGCTTGTTGCCGAAACTGTTTATGGCCGCcttgtttcagttttttcttttcttccaatgGTACTTTAGCTGTTGAGTGCAGGTTACAACCTATATTGTTATGCAGATGGCTTCTTTAGgaataacttttatatttatttaaaaatttttaaattatgggatgttttgttgttgttgttgtctttgttGTTGGTCATTTGTCAATATTCAGTCACCAATTCTGCTCACTTCTTGCCATGGATAAAATTGGGTCtttctggctaattaaaaaagaCAACTTTATACAATGGCACTTTAAGCAAGCCAtagttagttttatttttgtaatgcaCATGGCAAAGCAAAGACGTTTGTGATGAAGGAACTGCTCATCTAAGCAAAAGATTTGAGTATGATATGATAAAGGCTTTCTACATTCTAATTTACTTTTTCCCCCCACTTGAATGTGTTTTAAAGGCTAATTATCAGCTCAGTAGAGCAGTGAGAAACTGATCAAATTGCACTTGTTCTCCTACAAGCAACCTCCACGCAGACACCTCGTACTGCTACAGGTGTGTCATTTCCTTTAATAGGACCAGGGACCATGTAACTGAGGTGAGGGTTGTAGTAGATGCTTCCAGTGTCAGTGTGCCTGTTAATTTTAAGAGCTTCCCTTTCTTGCAGAGAACAAGTCTGCCCAGATTCCATGCTTTCTATAACTGGAGGACCTGGCAAACCTGCCGCATGCTGCACACATCTACCTACGTACACATATACAATA
The genomic region above belongs to Gorilla gorilla gorilla isolate KB3781 chromosome 12, NHGRI_mGorGor1-v2.1_pri, whole genome shotgun sequence and contains:
- the SERTAD2 gene encoding SERTA domain-containing protein 2 produces the protein MLGKGGKRKFDEHEDGLEGKIVSPCDGPSKVSYTLQRQTIFNISLMKLYNHRPLTEPSLQKTVLINNMLRRIQEELKQEGSLRPMFTPSSQPTTEPSDSYREAPPAFSHLASPSSHPCDLGSTTPLEACLTPASLLEDDDDTFCTSQAMQPTASTKLSPPALSPEKDSFSSALDEIEELCPTSTSTEAAAAATDSVKGTSSEAGTQKLDGPQESRADDSKLMDSLPGNFEITTSTGFLTDLTLDDILFADIDTSMYDFDPCTSSSGTASKMAPVSADDLLKTLAPYSSQPVAPSQPFKMDLTELDHIMEVLVGS